From one Nocardioides sp. Kera G14 genomic stretch:
- a CDS encoding dienelactone hydrolase family protein, translating to MAEIVLFHHSGGLTDGVLDLAEKLRIVGHTVHTPDLFEGRTFGKVEEGVAYANEVGEETFADRASAFVDTLSTDELVYGGLSMGCARAAEQVLFRDGALAAFFLYGVADPAWWDKTWPADVPAEAHLTEEDPWREPEAEEGFVKHIPKHDLFTYPGEGHLFLEPGHPDYDEELAHIVTSSIIDFLDEV from the coding sequence ATGGCTGAGATCGTGCTGTTCCACCACTCCGGTGGCCTGACCGACGGCGTGCTCGACCTGGCGGAGAAGCTCCGCATCGTCGGGCACACGGTGCACACGCCCGACCTCTTCGAGGGGCGGACGTTCGGGAAGGTCGAGGAGGGCGTCGCCTACGCGAACGAGGTGGGCGAGGAGACGTTCGCCGACAGGGCGAGCGCCTTCGTCGACACGCTCTCCACCGACGAGCTCGTCTACGGCGGCCTCTCGATGGGCTGCGCCCGTGCGGCCGAGCAGGTGCTCTTCCGCGACGGCGCCCTTGCGGCCTTCTTCCTCTACGGCGTGGCCGACCCGGCCTGGTGGGACAAGACCTGGCCCGCCGACGTACCGGCCGAAGCCCACCTCACCGAAGAGGACCCGTGGCGGGAGCCGGAGGCGGAGGAGGGGTTCGTGAAGCACATCCCGAAGCACGACCTCTTCACCTATCCAGGTGAGGGACACCTCTTCCTCGAGCCCGGGCACCCGGACTACGACGAGGAGCTCGCCCACATCGTGACCAGCTCGATCATCGACTTCCTCGACGAGGTCTGA
- the pdxY gene encoding pyridoxal kinase PdxY — translation MQILSIQSHVAFGYVGNSAAVFPLQRLGHEVWPVLTVNFSNHTGYGEWRGPVIAGDDVAAVIDGIDERGVLPSVSAVLSGYQGGPAVGAIVLEAVRRVKDANPRALYACDPVMGDVGRGMFVAAGIPEFMRDSVVPAADVITPNHFELNFLAGVESSGTLDEVLAAVDVVRATGPSNVLVTSVVTSDDRSLDLVAVDETGAWAVTTPLLPITPNGGGDVTAAVYLAHLLSEGSTPVALERTANTLFAILERTLASGRRELELVASQDDIAAPPTRFTVRQLR, via the coding sequence ATGCAGATCCTCTCGATCCAATCCCACGTCGCGTTCGGTTACGTCGGCAACTCCGCAGCCGTCTTCCCGCTGCAGCGGCTGGGCCACGAGGTCTGGCCGGTGCTGACGGTGAACTTCAGCAATCACACGGGCTACGGCGAGTGGCGTGGGCCGGTGATCGCGGGCGATGACGTCGCTGCCGTGATCGACGGGATCGACGAGCGCGGCGTGCTGCCGAGCGTGTCGGCGGTGCTCTCGGGCTACCAGGGCGGTCCTGCCGTCGGGGCGATCGTGTTGGAGGCCGTACGTCGGGTCAAGGACGCCAATCCGCGTGCGCTGTACGCCTGCGACCCGGTGATGGGCGATGTCGGGCGCGGGATGTTCGTGGCTGCGGGGATCCCGGAGTTCATGCGGGACTCCGTCGTGCCGGCGGCTGACGTGATCACGCCGAACCACTTCGAGCTCAACTTCCTCGCGGGCGTCGAGTCGAGCGGCACCCTGGACGAGGTGCTCGCCGCGGTCGACGTCGTGCGAGCGACGGGGCCGTCCAACGTGCTGGTCACGTCGGTGGTCACCTCCGACGACCGCTCGCTCGACCTCGTGGCGGTCGACGAGACCGGCGCCTGGGCCGTGACGACGCCGCTGCTCCCGATCACGCCCAACGGCGGCGGAGACGTGACCGCGGCGGTCTACCTCGCTCACCTGCTGTCGGAGGGCTCCACGCCGGTCGCGCTCGAGCGGACCGCCAACACGCTCTTCGCGATCCTCGAGCGCACGCTGGCGTCCGGACGCCGGGAGCTGGAGCTGGTCGCCTCCCAGGACGACATCGCCGCTCCCCCGACCCGCTTCACCGTCCGCCAACTGCGGTGA
- a CDS encoding uracil-DNA glycosylase, translating to MSALAGLVSRGLMAPDWAEALAPVDAQIGVLGSFLREELAKGRPYLPEGDHIFRAFQRPLADVRVLIVGQDPYPTPGHAIGLSFAVDASVRPLPASLRNIYQELASDLGVRPPEHGDLSPWADRGVMLLNRSLTVRPGAPASHAGKGWEAITAAAITALAARGGPLVAILWGRPAQTLRPLLGEIPVIESPHPSPLSAHRGFFGSRPFSRANELLRAQGADEMDWSLPSA from the coding sequence ATGAGCGCTCTCGCTGGACTCGTCTCCCGCGGTCTCATGGCACCCGACTGGGCGGAAGCACTTGCGCCGGTCGACGCGCAGATCGGCGTACTGGGCAGTTTCCTGCGCGAGGAGCTCGCCAAGGGACGGCCCTACCTCCCTGAGGGAGACCACATCTTCCGTGCCTTCCAACGGCCGCTGGCCGACGTACGCGTGCTGATCGTGGGCCAGGACCCCTACCCCACTCCGGGACATGCGATCGGGCTCTCGTTCGCGGTGGACGCCTCGGTGCGCCCGCTGCCCGCGTCGCTGCGCAACATCTACCAGGAGCTGGCATCCGACCTCGGCGTGAGGCCGCCCGAGCACGGTGACCTCTCGCCGTGGGCCGACCGCGGCGTGATGCTGCTCAACCGGTCGCTGACGGTGCGGCCGGGGGCGCCGGCATCCCACGCAGGCAAGGGCTGGGAGGCGATCACGGCGGCGGCGATCACGGCGCTCGCTGCCCGTGGTGGGCCGCTGGTGGCGATCCTCTGGGGCCGGCCGGCGCAGACGCTGCGCCCGCTGCTGGGTGAGATCCCGGTCATCGAGTCACCACATCCGTCGCCCCTGTCGGCCCATCGGGGCTTCTTCGGCTCGCGTCCCTTCTCCCGGGCCAACGAGCTGTTGCGGGCACAGGGCGCTGACGAAATGGACTGGTCGTTGCCCTCGGCGTGA
- a CDS encoding LLM class F420-dependent oxidoreductase, with protein sequence MRFGVFIPQGWRFDLVGVPDADQWRVMRDLAQHADGVDGWESLWVYDHFHTTPQPSEDATHEAWTLMSAFAASTERIRLGQMCTCMAYRNPAYLAKVAATIDHVSGGRLEMGIGGGWYEHEWRAYGYGFPGPKERLGRLREGVQIFQQGWTTGSSTLDGEYYQVDGALCRPLPLQRTSPRNNIPMWIAGGGEKVTLRIAAQYADYTNFDGTPEGFAHKSSLLQEHCVTLGRDFDEITRSANYNIFIGADQAEVDERLAWFKEHLTQSLGEKAAAEYSRRVSEQGLVGTPDQIIERLTAAEKLGMSYAITYFPEAAYDRSGQELFESQVLPALA encoded by the coding sequence ATGCGATTCGGTGTCTTCATCCCGCAGGGCTGGCGCTTCGACCTCGTCGGTGTCCCCGACGCCGACCAGTGGCGTGTGATGCGTGACCTTGCCCAGCACGCCGACGGTGTCGACGGCTGGGAGAGCCTCTGGGTCTACGACCACTTCCACACCACGCCGCAGCCGAGCGAGGACGCGACGCACGAGGCCTGGACGCTGATGTCGGCGTTCGCCGCGTCGACCGAGCGGATCCGGCTCGGGCAGATGTGCACGTGCATGGCGTACCGCAACCCGGCCTACCTTGCGAAGGTCGCCGCGACGATCGACCACGTCTCCGGCGGCCGACTCGAGATGGGTATCGGCGGCGGCTGGTACGAGCACGAGTGGCGCGCCTACGGCTACGGCTTCCCGGGTCCGAAGGAGCGGCTCGGCCGACTGCGCGAGGGAGTGCAGATCTTCCAGCAGGGATGGACCACCGGCAGCTCGACGCTCGACGGCGAGTACTACCAGGTCGACGGCGCCCTGTGCCGTCCGCTGCCCCTGCAGCGCACGAGCCCGCGCAACAACATCCCGATGTGGATCGCCGGTGGCGGCGAGAAGGTCACGCTGAGGATCGCCGCGCAGTACGCCGACTACACCAACTTCGACGGCACGCCCGAGGGCTTCGCGCACAAGTCATCACTGCTCCAGGAGCACTGTGTCACCCTCGGCCGCGACTTCGACGAGATCACGCGGAGCGCCAACTACAACATCTTCATCGGTGCCGATCAGGCCGAGGTCGACGAGCGGCTCGCGTGGTTCAAGGAGCACCTGACCCAGAGCCTCGGGGAGAAGGCAGCCGCCGAGTACAGCCGGAGGGTCAGCGAGCAGGGCCTGGTCGGCACGCCCGACCAGATCATCGAGAGGCTGACCGCCGCGGAGAAGCTGGGCATGAGCTACGCCATCACCTACTTCCCCGAGGCGGCCTACGACAGGTCGGGTCAGGAGCTTTTCGAGTCGCAGGTGCTTCCCGCGCTCGCGTGA
- a CDS encoding HNH endonuclease → MTGTLTTEQIRGFGVAVTGPVDGGLDDICAELDELETLKHQIEARQAKLALQVDRLLRERAAAQGVPVSRQGKGVAELVARSRRISPAYGRTVVALAKQLRALPQTFQSFCAGDLSEHQATLVAREASILEAPDRLTFDTRFAATPGLKEMGTRKIAHRAQTLALALDEDAVVRRRDKAVEDRHISAQPTDRGDGMGWLKALMPIEQLAAVKDSLGAAADTAIALGVDATRAQVMVDTLIARLTGAGSGAETVALEQPAHPVTINLLMTAEALLDGDHTQPAMLVGHGPIPNQLAKRLIETAVLDVQKVELRRLFTAPETGELVAMESKARLFPQALARFIRLRDQLCRTPGCGARIGHIDHVHDWADGGETSAVNAQGYCRQCNWAKQVIGHQPSHPPPLLTPSASTGPAIPRRPHLVIGYDADLELAA, encoded by the coding sequence ATGACCGGCACCCTCACCACGGAGCAGATCCGTGGCTTCGGGGTGGCCGTCACCGGCCCGGTCGACGGTGGCCTTGACGACATCTGCGCCGAGCTCGATGAGCTTGAGACCCTCAAGCATCAGATCGAGGCCCGACAGGCCAAACTCGCCCTCCAGGTCGACCGGCTCCTGCGTGAGCGTGCCGCCGCGCAGGGCGTCCCGGTCTCACGGCAGGGCAAAGGTGTCGCTGAGCTGGTGGCTCGGTCCCGTCGGATCTCCCCGGCCTACGGCCGCACCGTCGTGGCCCTGGCCAAGCAACTCCGTGCCCTGCCGCAGACCTTTCAGTCGTTCTGTGCCGGTGACCTCTCCGAGCACCAGGCGACCCTCGTCGCACGCGAGGCCTCGATCCTCGAGGCCCCTGACCGGCTGACCTTCGACACCCGCTTCGCCGCCACACCCGGTCTTAAGGAGATGGGCACCCGGAAGATCGCCCACCGCGCCCAGACCCTCGCCCTCGCGTTGGACGAGGACGCCGTCGTCCGGCGTCGGGACAAGGCGGTCGAGGACCGGCACATCAGCGCCCAGCCCACCGACCGTGGCGACGGGATGGGTTGGCTCAAAGCACTCATGCCCATCGAGCAGCTCGCGGCTGTCAAGGACAGTCTTGGTGCTGCTGCGGACACCGCGATCGCGCTCGGGGTCGACGCCACCCGTGCCCAGGTCATGGTCGACACCCTCATCGCCCGCCTCACTGGCGCCGGCAGCGGAGCGGAGACGGTCGCCCTCGAGCAGCCGGCCCACCCGGTCACGATCAACCTCCTCATGACCGCCGAAGCCCTGCTGGACGGCGACCACACCCAGCCCGCGATGCTCGTCGGACACGGTCCCATCCCGAACCAACTCGCCAAGCGGCTCATCGAGACCGCGGTCCTCGATGTGCAGAAGGTCGAACTCCGTCGCCTCTTCACCGCCCCCGAGACCGGTGAACTGGTCGCGATGGAATCCAAGGCCCGGCTCTTCCCCCAAGCCCTCGCCCGGTTCATCCGACTCCGCGATCAGCTCTGCAGGACACCGGGCTGCGGCGCAAGGATCGGCCACATCGACCACGTCCACGACTGGGCCGACGGTGGAGAGACCTCAGCAGTCAATGCCCAGGGCTACTGCCGCCAGTGCAACTGGGCCAAACAGGTCATCGGCCACCAGCCCAGCCACCCACCACCCCTGCTCACACCCTCGGCTTCGACCGGCCCCGCTATCCCGCGACGGCCCCACTTAGTCATCGGCTACGACGCCGACCTCGAACTCGCCGCCTGA
- a CDS encoding pyridoxal phosphate-dependent decarboxylase family protein, translated as MPDPSDVLGRLLAAQQRDLPVHGGRTLAYVYDSGLPEVDRVAREAVAAYAGSNGLDPSAFPSLVQLENELVGYALSLVDGPPSAVGTVTSGGTESVLLAVVAARDSRPDVTRPRMVIPSTAHAAFHKAAHYFGVEAVVVEVGEDFRADAAAMAAALEEDVDRTILMVASAPSYAHGVIDPVTAIAATAAARGVRCHVDACIGGWVLPFGARLGREVEPWTFAVPGVTSISMDTHKYGYAPKGTSILLHRTPELRRPQLYATASWPGYTVINTTLQSTKSGGPLAGAWAVVQQLGDAGYLELARQVFEATDRLVAGIAAIDGLRLLAEPDSTLLAVATDDSLDVFTLIDEINQRGWHVQPQLSYGASPANAHLSLSAATLPHVSDFLSALADSVSAARALGPVEVDRGIADFVRSLDVSALSDEEFEGILAAAGLGTGDGLPERMAPINALLDLAAPATREAVVRSFVDQLSRPVRP; from the coding sequence ATGCCTGACCCGTCCGACGTCCTGGGCCGGCTGCTGGCCGCCCAGCAGCGCGACCTGCCGGTGCACGGCGGCCGCACCCTCGCCTATGTCTACGACTCCGGCCTGCCGGAGGTCGACCGGGTCGCACGCGAGGCGGTCGCCGCCTATGCCGGCTCCAACGGACTGGATCCGTCTGCCTTCCCGAGCCTGGTGCAGCTGGAGAACGAGCTGGTGGGCTATGCCCTCTCGCTCGTCGACGGCCCGCCCTCGGCGGTGGGGACGGTCACCTCAGGTGGCACCGAGTCGGTCCTGCTGGCGGTGGTCGCCGCCCGCGACTCCCGGCCCGACGTCACGCGGCCGCGGATGGTGATCCCGTCGACCGCCCATGCGGCGTTCCACAAGGCGGCGCACTACTTCGGCGTCGAGGCGGTCGTGGTCGAGGTGGGCGAGGACTTCCGAGCCGATGCGGCGGCGATGGCTGCGGCGCTCGAGGAGGACGTCGACCGCACGATCCTGATGGTGGCCAGCGCGCCGTCGTACGCGCACGGCGTCATCGACCCGGTGACCGCGATCGCCGCGACCGCCGCCGCACGCGGTGTGCGATGCCACGTCGACGCCTGCATCGGTGGCTGGGTGCTGCCCTTCGGTGCTCGGCTCGGACGCGAGGTCGAGCCGTGGACGTTCGCGGTGCCGGGCGTCACCTCGATTTCGATGGACACGCACAAGTACGGCTATGCCCCCAAGGGCACCTCGATCCTGCTCCATCGGACTCCGGAGCTGCGCCGGCCGCAGCTCTATGCGACGGCCTCGTGGCCGGGCTACACGGTGATCAACACGACCCTGCAGTCGACCAAGTCGGGCGGGCCCCTGGCCGGGGCCTGGGCGGTGGTGCAGCAGTTGGGCGATGCGGGCTACCTCGAGCTTGCGCGTCAGGTGTTCGAGGCGACCGACCGACTCGTCGCGGGGATCGCCGCGATCGACGGCCTGAGGCTCCTGGCCGAGCCCGACTCGACCCTGCTCGCGGTGGCGACCGACGACTCCCTCGACGTCTTCACCCTCATCGACGAGATCAACCAGCGAGGCTGGCACGTCCAGCCGCAGCTCTCCTACGGCGCCTCGCCGGCCAACGCCCACCTCTCGCTGTCGGCAGCCACACTCCCGCACGTCTCCGACTTCCTGTCAGCACTGGCTGACTCGGTGAGCGCGGCGAGGGCGCTCGGGCCGGTCGAGGTCGACCGGGGGATCGCCGACTTCGTCCGGTCGTTGGATGTGTCGGCACTCTCCGACGAGGAGTTCGAGGGCATCCTCGCCGCCGCCGGCCTCGGCACCGGTGATGGCCTGCCGGAGCGGATGGCCCCGATCAACGCCCTGCTCGACCTCGCCGCTCCGGCCACCCGCGAGGCCGTGGTCCGGTCGTTCGTCGACCAGCTGAGCCGCCCGGTCAGGCCCTAG